The proteins below come from a single Drosophila suzukii chromosome X, CBGP_Dsuzu_IsoJpt1.0, whole genome shotgun sequence genomic window:
- the X11L gene encoding uncharacterized protein X11L isoform X1: MNSNSCSDSSNESMVNPAHIQMNFGQQPQQQVQGQQQQQERYVWEMRTRSPNVTPASTVLNSPDLNAELSYVPLQGLSPSGGGGQVSGGYGLNAARDSGGYYYQRPHLHQIRLGRSPGSQFESRDVLPQGLASPGSPTDVGKADGQCLRDGEIVVFDDIDTNWMNKASSGQRPGSNEDVLKVTKMIGQLPIAEYEGSPRRFGSQPNTNTITLGGPRKRPPGFPQRVSPTTSSAGNNATASAKASVGNLIDLIDHEEERSGALREKTPTFDYLYEFSETRKVLEEFFKANPEDEKRYTDYTTESGDDVASSQQQEYPATPMEQAYIGQRLARIPKEELYMVHRSPTKKPPSDQNPATVYQEHNDIELYIDSNSRSSGDLADTELEANLRRHSRNFTLSPETTDYDSNCGDLDSLSNDINCPTDYGKLYTSMPVLEDGLSSGHASDTENNVSVVCDKQQSSQSQPVHEHNGNGERLENDYNVMSASMATLTTDASQSALISDFSSLPMPPAPPPSSPPQIEIADASESMAMAAEGDNPLDSHYGAVYAAALGGSLQEKSGGSGLGVNSATAGGSLPSQAASEIQEAMKEIRSALQRAKTQPEKLKFCDEVLPTDPDSPVWVPRKATAVSVAQAAAADEEPDTDLETDRLLGQQRHDEQDFFADQTLADSNANEGTEIASNGHLNGMADNNNPNPMPNIKPQTYSTATIRQGIGTSLTPNSPDICQIVGTTDISISSPEKLQFSKSPTGSIKSLKDSANSDKKAKSRNKEGLLEPKVLIEGVLFRARYLGSTQLVCEGQPTKSTRMMQAEEAVSRIKAPEGESQPSTEVDLFISTEKIMVLNTDLKEIMMDHALRTISYIADIGDLVVLMARRRFVPNSVVDPANASPLGEVPSPGMGEDESPPKEPLSKHNRTPKMICHVFESDEAQFIAQSIGQAFQVAYMEFLKANGIENESLAKEMDYQEVLNSQEIFGDELEIFAKKELQKEVVVPKAKGEILGVVIVESGWGSMLPTVVIANLMSSGAAARCGQLNIGDQLIAINGMSLVGLPLSTCQSYIRNAKNQTAVKFTVVPCPPVVEVKILRPKALFQLGFSVQNGVICSLLRGGIAERGGVRVGHRIIEINNQSVVAVPHDTIVKLLSSSVGEILMKTMPTSMFRLLTGQETPIYI, encoded by the exons ATGAACTCCAACTCCTGCAGCGACAGCAGCAACGAGTCCATGGTCAATCCGGCGCACATTCAGATGAACTTTGGccagcagccgcagcagcaggtTCAGggacaacagcagcagcaggagcgaTATGTGTGGGAGATGCGCACCCGTAGTCCGAATGTTACGCCAGCCAGCACGGTGCTCAATTCGCCGGATCTCAATGCCGAGCTGTCCTACGTCCCGCTGCAGGGTCTGTCCCCGTCCGGCGGAGGTGGTCAGGTGTCCGGCGGCTATGGGTTGAATGCGGCCCGTGACTCAGGCGGCTATTACTACCAGCGACCGCACTTGCATCAGATCCGGCTGGGCAGGAGTCCGGGCAGCCAGTTCGAGTCCCGGGACGTCCTGCCACAG GGATTGGCCAGTCCCGGCTCGCCGACGGATGTGGGCAAGGCGGACGGCCAGTGTCTGCGGGATGGTGAGATCGTTGTGTTCGACGACATCGACACCAACTGGATGAACAAGGCATCGAGTGGCCAGCGTCCGGGCAGCAACGAGGATGTCCTCAAGGTGACCAAGATGATTGGCCAGCTGCCAATTGCCGAGTACGAAGGATCTCCGCGACGATTTGGCAGTCAGCCGAACACAAACACGATCACCTTGGGTGGTCCTCGAAAACGTCCGCCGGGATTCCCGCAAAGGGTTTCGCCCACAACGTCCAGTGCCGGCAATAATGCGACTGCCTCGGCCAAAGCATCTGTGGGCAACCTCATCGATCTGATCGATCACGAGGAGGAGCGCTCGGGGGCGCTGCGCGAGAAGACCCCGACTTTCGATTACCTGTATGAGTTCTCGGAGACCCGGAAGGTCCTGGAGGAGTTCTTTAAGGCGAATCCGGAGGACGAGAAGCGATACACGGACTACACCACGGAAAGTGGTGACGATGTGGCCAGTTCG cagcaacaggagTACCCAGCTACGCCCATGGAGCAGGCATATATCGGCCAGCGGCTGGCGAGAATACCCAAAGAAGAGCTCTACATGGTGCACCGCTCGCCCACTAAGAAGCCA CCCAGTGACCAGAATCCAGCGACAGTCTACCAGGAGCACAATGACATAGAGCTGTATATTGATTCGAATAGTCGTAGCAGCGGCGACCTGGCAGACACCGAGTTGGAGGCCAATTTGCGAAGGCATTCGCGTAACTTCACCCTGTCGCCGGAGACGACGGACTACGATTCGAATTGCGGCGACCTGGATAGCCTGTCCAACGACATCAACTGCCCCACGGATTATGGCAAACTGTATACGAGCATGCCCGTCTTGGAGGATGGCCTAAGTAGTGGCCATGCCTCCGATACGGAGAACAATGTGTCCGTGGTCTGTGACAAGCAGCAGTCGTCCCAATCGCAGCCCGTCCACGAGCACAACGGCAATGGCGAGCGGCTGGAGAACGACTACAATGTGATGAGTGCCAGCATGGCCACGCTGACCACAGATGCCTCGCAGTCGGCGCTGATAAGCGACTTCTCCTCGCTGCCCATGCCCCCGGCCCCGCCCCCATCGTCGCCGCCCCAAATCGAAATTGCCGATGCCAGTGAATCCATGGCCATGGCCGCAGAGGGCGATAATCCGTTGGACAGTCACTACGGTGCCGTTTATGCAGCGGCCTTGGGAGGTTCTCTACAAGAAAAGTCAGGGGGATCGGGACTGGGAGTGAACTCGGCAACTGCGGGAGGATCACTGCCATCGCAGGCTGCGTCGGAAATCCAGGAGGCCATGAAGGAGATCCGTTCCGCCTTGCAGCGGGCAAAGACGCAGCCGGAAAAGCTGAAGTTCTGCGACGAGGTTCTGCCCACGGATCCGGACTCCCCGGTTTGGGTGCCTCGCAAGGCGACAGCGGTATCGGTGGCTCAAGCTGCGGCAGCGGATGAGGAGCCGGACACTGACCTGGAAACGGATCGCCTCCTTGGTCAGCAGCGGCACGATGAGCAGGACTTTTTCGCTGATCAG ACCCTGGCGGATAGCAATGCCAACGAGGGCACGGAGATCGCCAGCAATGGCCATCTCAATGGAATGGCGGACAACAACAATCCGAATCCAATGCCCAATATCAAGCCGCAGACCTACTCGACGGCCACTATCCGGCAGGGCATTGGCACCTCACTGACACCCAATTCGCCGGACATTTGTCAGATTGTGGGCACGACCGACATCTCCATAAGTTCGCCGGAGAAGCTGCAGTTCAGCAAGAGTCCCACGGGTTCCATCAAATCGCTGAAGGACTCGGCCAACTCGGACAAGAAGGCCAAGTCGCGAAACAAGGAGG GTCTCTTGGAACCCAAAGTTCTAATCGAAGGCGTGCTGTTCCGGGCCAGATATCTGGGATCGACCCAACTTGTGTGCGAGGGCCAGCCGACCAAGTCCACCAGGATGATGCAGGCCGAGGAGGCCGTCTCCAGGATCAAG GCTCCCGAGGGCGAAAGTCAGCCGAGCACTGAAGTGGACCTGTTCATATCAACCGAGAAGATAATGGTGCTGAACACAGATCTTAAGGAGATCATGATGGACCATGCGTTGCGCACTATATCCTATATAGCGGACATTGGCGATCTGGTTGTGCTGATGGCTCGTCGCAGATTTGTGCCCAACAGTGTGGTGGATCCGGCGAACGCCAGTCCATTGGGAGAGGTGCCCAGTCCGGGAATGGGCGAGGATGAGTCGCCGCCCAAGGAGCCGCTCAGCAAGCATAATCGCACGCCCAAGATGATCTGCCATGTGTTCGAGAGCGATGAGGCGCAGTTCATAGCCCAGTCCATCGGCCAGGCCTTTCAGGTGGCCTACATGGAGTTCCTGAAGGCGAACGGCATCGAGAACGAGAGCCTGGCCAAGGAGATGGACTACCAGGAGGTGCTCAACAGTCAGGAGATTTTTGGCGACGAGCTGGAGATCTTCGCCAAGAAGGAGCTGCAGAAGGAGGTGGTGGTGCCGAAGGCCAAGGGCGAGATCCTGGGCGTTGTGATCGTGGAGAGCGGCTGGGGCTCCATGCTGCCCACCGTAGTGATTGCCAACCTGATGAGCTCCGGAGCAGCTGCCCGCTGCGGCCAGCTGAACATCGGCGACCAGCTGATAGCCATAAACGGCATGAGCCTGGTGGGCCTGCCGCTGTCCACCTGCCAGAGCTACATTCGCAATGCCAAGAACCAAACTGCCGTCAAGTTCACCGTTGTGCCCTGTCCGCCCGTCGTCGAGGTCAAGATCCTGCGACCCAAGGCGCTGTTCCAGTTGGGCTTTAGTGTTCAAAACGGCGTG ATCTGCAGCCTTTTGCGTGGAGGAATCGCCGAGCGGGGCGGAGTACGCGTTGGCCACCGCATCATTGAGATTAACAACCAGAGCGTAGTGGCCGTTCCACACGATACCATCGTCAAGCTGTTGTCATCCTCAGTGGGCGAG aTCCTAATGAAGACGATGCCCACGTCCATGTTTCGTTTGCTCACTGGCCAGGAGACGCCTatctatatataa
- the X11L gene encoding uncharacterized protein X11L isoform X2 has translation MNSNSCSDSSNESMVNPAHIQMNFGQQPQQQVQGQQQQQERYVWEMRTRSPNVTPASTVLNSPDLNAELSYVPLQGLSPSGGGGQVSGGYGLNAARDSGGYYYQRPHLHQIRLGRSPGSQFESRDVLPQGLASPGSPTDVGKADGQCLRDGEIVVFDDIDTNWMNKASSGQRPGSNEDVLKVTKMIGQLPIAEYEGSPRRFGSQPNTNTITLGGPRKRPPGFPQRVSPTTSSAGNNATASAKASVGNLIDLIDHEEERSGALREKTPTFDYLYEFSETRKVLEEFFKANPEDEKRYTDYTTESGDDVASSQQEYPATPMEQAYIGQRLARIPKEELYMVHRSPTKKPPSDQNPATVYQEHNDIELYIDSNSRSSGDLADTELEANLRRHSRNFTLSPETTDYDSNCGDLDSLSNDINCPTDYGKLYTSMPVLEDGLSSGHASDTENNVSVVCDKQQSSQSQPVHEHNGNGERLENDYNVMSASMATLTTDASQSALISDFSSLPMPPAPPPSSPPQIEIADASESMAMAAEGDNPLDSHYGAVYAAALGGSLQEKSGGSGLGVNSATAGGSLPSQAASEIQEAMKEIRSALQRAKTQPEKLKFCDEVLPTDPDSPVWVPRKATAVSVAQAAAADEEPDTDLETDRLLGQQRHDEQDFFADQTLADSNANEGTEIASNGHLNGMADNNNPNPMPNIKPQTYSTATIRQGIGTSLTPNSPDICQIVGTTDISISSPEKLQFSKSPTGSIKSLKDSANSDKKAKSRNKEGLLEPKVLIEGVLFRARYLGSTQLVCEGQPTKSTRMMQAEEAVSRIKAPEGESQPSTEVDLFISTEKIMVLNTDLKEIMMDHALRTISYIADIGDLVVLMARRRFVPNSVVDPANASPLGEVPSPGMGEDESPPKEPLSKHNRTPKMICHVFESDEAQFIAQSIGQAFQVAYMEFLKANGIENESLAKEMDYQEVLNSQEIFGDELEIFAKKELQKEVVVPKAKGEILGVVIVESGWGSMLPTVVIANLMSSGAAARCGQLNIGDQLIAINGMSLVGLPLSTCQSYIRNAKNQTAVKFTVVPCPPVVEVKILRPKALFQLGFSVQNGVICSLLRGGIAERGGVRVGHRIIEINNQSVVAVPHDTIVKLLSSSVGEILMKTMPTSMFRLLTGQETPIYI, from the exons ATGAACTCCAACTCCTGCAGCGACAGCAGCAACGAGTCCATGGTCAATCCGGCGCACATTCAGATGAACTTTGGccagcagccgcagcagcaggtTCAGggacaacagcagcagcaggagcgaTATGTGTGGGAGATGCGCACCCGTAGTCCGAATGTTACGCCAGCCAGCACGGTGCTCAATTCGCCGGATCTCAATGCCGAGCTGTCCTACGTCCCGCTGCAGGGTCTGTCCCCGTCCGGCGGAGGTGGTCAGGTGTCCGGCGGCTATGGGTTGAATGCGGCCCGTGACTCAGGCGGCTATTACTACCAGCGACCGCACTTGCATCAGATCCGGCTGGGCAGGAGTCCGGGCAGCCAGTTCGAGTCCCGGGACGTCCTGCCACAG GGATTGGCCAGTCCCGGCTCGCCGACGGATGTGGGCAAGGCGGACGGCCAGTGTCTGCGGGATGGTGAGATCGTTGTGTTCGACGACATCGACACCAACTGGATGAACAAGGCATCGAGTGGCCAGCGTCCGGGCAGCAACGAGGATGTCCTCAAGGTGACCAAGATGATTGGCCAGCTGCCAATTGCCGAGTACGAAGGATCTCCGCGACGATTTGGCAGTCAGCCGAACACAAACACGATCACCTTGGGTGGTCCTCGAAAACGTCCGCCGGGATTCCCGCAAAGGGTTTCGCCCACAACGTCCAGTGCCGGCAATAATGCGACTGCCTCGGCCAAAGCATCTGTGGGCAACCTCATCGATCTGATCGATCACGAGGAGGAGCGCTCGGGGGCGCTGCGCGAGAAGACCCCGACTTTCGATTACCTGTATGAGTTCTCGGAGACCCGGAAGGTCCTGGAGGAGTTCTTTAAGGCGAATCCGGAGGACGAGAAGCGATACACGGACTACACCACGGAAAGTGGTGACGATGTGGCCAGTTCG caacaggagTACCCAGCTACGCCCATGGAGCAGGCATATATCGGCCAGCGGCTGGCGAGAATACCCAAAGAAGAGCTCTACATGGTGCACCGCTCGCCCACTAAGAAGCCA CCCAGTGACCAGAATCCAGCGACAGTCTACCAGGAGCACAATGACATAGAGCTGTATATTGATTCGAATAGTCGTAGCAGCGGCGACCTGGCAGACACCGAGTTGGAGGCCAATTTGCGAAGGCATTCGCGTAACTTCACCCTGTCGCCGGAGACGACGGACTACGATTCGAATTGCGGCGACCTGGATAGCCTGTCCAACGACATCAACTGCCCCACGGATTATGGCAAACTGTATACGAGCATGCCCGTCTTGGAGGATGGCCTAAGTAGTGGCCATGCCTCCGATACGGAGAACAATGTGTCCGTGGTCTGTGACAAGCAGCAGTCGTCCCAATCGCAGCCCGTCCACGAGCACAACGGCAATGGCGAGCGGCTGGAGAACGACTACAATGTGATGAGTGCCAGCATGGCCACGCTGACCACAGATGCCTCGCAGTCGGCGCTGATAAGCGACTTCTCCTCGCTGCCCATGCCCCCGGCCCCGCCCCCATCGTCGCCGCCCCAAATCGAAATTGCCGATGCCAGTGAATCCATGGCCATGGCCGCAGAGGGCGATAATCCGTTGGACAGTCACTACGGTGCCGTTTATGCAGCGGCCTTGGGAGGTTCTCTACAAGAAAAGTCAGGGGGATCGGGACTGGGAGTGAACTCGGCAACTGCGGGAGGATCACTGCCATCGCAGGCTGCGTCGGAAATCCAGGAGGCCATGAAGGAGATCCGTTCCGCCTTGCAGCGGGCAAAGACGCAGCCGGAAAAGCTGAAGTTCTGCGACGAGGTTCTGCCCACGGATCCGGACTCCCCGGTTTGGGTGCCTCGCAAGGCGACAGCGGTATCGGTGGCTCAAGCTGCGGCAGCGGATGAGGAGCCGGACACTGACCTGGAAACGGATCGCCTCCTTGGTCAGCAGCGGCACGATGAGCAGGACTTTTTCGCTGATCAG ACCCTGGCGGATAGCAATGCCAACGAGGGCACGGAGATCGCCAGCAATGGCCATCTCAATGGAATGGCGGACAACAACAATCCGAATCCAATGCCCAATATCAAGCCGCAGACCTACTCGACGGCCACTATCCGGCAGGGCATTGGCACCTCACTGACACCCAATTCGCCGGACATTTGTCAGATTGTGGGCACGACCGACATCTCCATAAGTTCGCCGGAGAAGCTGCAGTTCAGCAAGAGTCCCACGGGTTCCATCAAATCGCTGAAGGACTCGGCCAACTCGGACAAGAAGGCCAAGTCGCGAAACAAGGAGG GTCTCTTGGAACCCAAAGTTCTAATCGAAGGCGTGCTGTTCCGGGCCAGATATCTGGGATCGACCCAACTTGTGTGCGAGGGCCAGCCGACCAAGTCCACCAGGATGATGCAGGCCGAGGAGGCCGTCTCCAGGATCAAG GCTCCCGAGGGCGAAAGTCAGCCGAGCACTGAAGTGGACCTGTTCATATCAACCGAGAAGATAATGGTGCTGAACACAGATCTTAAGGAGATCATGATGGACCATGCGTTGCGCACTATATCCTATATAGCGGACATTGGCGATCTGGTTGTGCTGATGGCTCGTCGCAGATTTGTGCCCAACAGTGTGGTGGATCCGGCGAACGCCAGTCCATTGGGAGAGGTGCCCAGTCCGGGAATGGGCGAGGATGAGTCGCCGCCCAAGGAGCCGCTCAGCAAGCATAATCGCACGCCCAAGATGATCTGCCATGTGTTCGAGAGCGATGAGGCGCAGTTCATAGCCCAGTCCATCGGCCAGGCCTTTCAGGTGGCCTACATGGAGTTCCTGAAGGCGAACGGCATCGAGAACGAGAGCCTGGCCAAGGAGATGGACTACCAGGAGGTGCTCAACAGTCAGGAGATTTTTGGCGACGAGCTGGAGATCTTCGCCAAGAAGGAGCTGCAGAAGGAGGTGGTGGTGCCGAAGGCCAAGGGCGAGATCCTGGGCGTTGTGATCGTGGAGAGCGGCTGGGGCTCCATGCTGCCCACCGTAGTGATTGCCAACCTGATGAGCTCCGGAGCAGCTGCCCGCTGCGGCCAGCTGAACATCGGCGACCAGCTGATAGCCATAAACGGCATGAGCCTGGTGGGCCTGCCGCTGTCCACCTGCCAGAGCTACATTCGCAATGCCAAGAACCAAACTGCCGTCAAGTTCACCGTTGTGCCCTGTCCGCCCGTCGTCGAGGTCAAGATCCTGCGACCCAAGGCGCTGTTCCAGTTGGGCTTTAGTGTTCAAAACGGCGTG ATCTGCAGCCTTTTGCGTGGAGGAATCGCCGAGCGGGGCGGAGTACGCGTTGGCCACCGCATCATTGAGATTAACAACCAGAGCGTAGTGGCCGTTCCACACGATACCATCGTCAAGCTGTTGTCATCCTCAGTGGGCGAG aTCCTAATGAAGACGATGCCCACGTCCATGTTTCGTTTGCTCACTGGCCAGGAGACGCCTatctatatataa
- the X11L gene encoding uncharacterized protein X11L isoform X3 has product MNSNSCSDSSNESMVNPAHIQMNFGQQPQQQVQGQQQQQERYVWEMRTRSPNVTPASTVLNSPDLNAELSYVPLQGLSPSGGGGQVSGGYGLNAARDSGGYYYQRPHLHQIRLGRSPGSQFESRDVLPQGLASPGSPTDVGKADGQCLRDGEIVVFDDIDTNWMNKASSGQRPGSNEDVLKVTKMIGQLPIAEYEGSPRRFGSQPNTNTITLGGPRKRPPGFPQRVSPTTSSAGNNATASAKASVGNLIDLIDHEEERSGALREKTPTFDYLYEFSETRKVLEEFFKANPEDEKRYTDYTTESGDDVASSQQQEYPATPMEQAYIGQRLARIPKEELYMVHRSPTKKPPSDQNPATVYQEHNDIELYIDSNSRSSGDLADTELEANLRRHSRNFTLSPETTDYDSNCGDLDSLSNDINCPTDYGKLYTSMPVLEDGLSSGHASDTENNVSVVCDKQQSSQSQPVHEHNGNGERLENDYNVMSASMATLTTDASQSALISDFSSLPMPPAPPPSSPPQIEIADASESMAMAAEGDNPLDSHYGAVYAAALGGSLQEKSGGSGLGVNSATAGGSLPSQAASEIQEAMKEIRSALQRAKTQPEKLKFCDEVLPTDPDSPVWVPRKATAVSVAQAAAADEEPDTDLETDRLLGQQRHDEQDFFADQTLADSNANEGTEIASNGHLNGMADNNNPNPMPNIKPQTYSTATIRQGIGTSLTPNSPDICQIVGTTDISISSPEKLQFSKSPTGSIKSLKDSANSDKKAKSRNKEVLIEGVLFRARYLGSTQLVCEGQPTKSTRMMQAEEAVSRIKAPEGESQPSTEVDLFISTEKIMVLNTDLKEIMMDHALRTISYIADIGDLVVLMARRRFVPNSVVDPANASPLGEVPSPGMGEDESPPKEPLSKHNRTPKMICHVFESDEAQFIAQSIGQAFQVAYMEFLKANGIENESLAKEMDYQEVLNSQEIFGDELEIFAKKELQKEVVVPKAKGEILGVVIVESGWGSMLPTVVIANLMSSGAAARCGQLNIGDQLIAINGMSLVGLPLSTCQSYIRNAKNQTAVKFTVVPCPPVVEVKILRPKALFQLGFSVQNGVICSLLRGGIAERGGVRVGHRIIEINNQSVVAVPHDTIVKLLSSSVGEILMKTMPTSMFRLLTGQETPIYI; this is encoded by the exons ATGAACTCCAACTCCTGCAGCGACAGCAGCAACGAGTCCATGGTCAATCCGGCGCACATTCAGATGAACTTTGGccagcagccgcagcagcaggtTCAGggacaacagcagcagcaggagcgaTATGTGTGGGAGATGCGCACCCGTAGTCCGAATGTTACGCCAGCCAGCACGGTGCTCAATTCGCCGGATCTCAATGCCGAGCTGTCCTACGTCCCGCTGCAGGGTCTGTCCCCGTCCGGCGGAGGTGGTCAGGTGTCCGGCGGCTATGGGTTGAATGCGGCCCGTGACTCAGGCGGCTATTACTACCAGCGACCGCACTTGCATCAGATCCGGCTGGGCAGGAGTCCGGGCAGCCAGTTCGAGTCCCGGGACGTCCTGCCACAG GGATTGGCCAGTCCCGGCTCGCCGACGGATGTGGGCAAGGCGGACGGCCAGTGTCTGCGGGATGGTGAGATCGTTGTGTTCGACGACATCGACACCAACTGGATGAACAAGGCATCGAGTGGCCAGCGTCCGGGCAGCAACGAGGATGTCCTCAAGGTGACCAAGATGATTGGCCAGCTGCCAATTGCCGAGTACGAAGGATCTCCGCGACGATTTGGCAGTCAGCCGAACACAAACACGATCACCTTGGGTGGTCCTCGAAAACGTCCGCCGGGATTCCCGCAAAGGGTTTCGCCCACAACGTCCAGTGCCGGCAATAATGCGACTGCCTCGGCCAAAGCATCTGTGGGCAACCTCATCGATCTGATCGATCACGAGGAGGAGCGCTCGGGGGCGCTGCGCGAGAAGACCCCGACTTTCGATTACCTGTATGAGTTCTCGGAGACCCGGAAGGTCCTGGAGGAGTTCTTTAAGGCGAATCCGGAGGACGAGAAGCGATACACGGACTACACCACGGAAAGTGGTGACGATGTGGCCAGTTCG cagcaacaggagTACCCAGCTACGCCCATGGAGCAGGCATATATCGGCCAGCGGCTGGCGAGAATACCCAAAGAAGAGCTCTACATGGTGCACCGCTCGCCCACTAAGAAGCCA CCCAGTGACCAGAATCCAGCGACAGTCTACCAGGAGCACAATGACATAGAGCTGTATATTGATTCGAATAGTCGTAGCAGCGGCGACCTGGCAGACACCGAGTTGGAGGCCAATTTGCGAAGGCATTCGCGTAACTTCACCCTGTCGCCGGAGACGACGGACTACGATTCGAATTGCGGCGACCTGGATAGCCTGTCCAACGACATCAACTGCCCCACGGATTATGGCAAACTGTATACGAGCATGCCCGTCTTGGAGGATGGCCTAAGTAGTGGCCATGCCTCCGATACGGAGAACAATGTGTCCGTGGTCTGTGACAAGCAGCAGTCGTCCCAATCGCAGCCCGTCCACGAGCACAACGGCAATGGCGAGCGGCTGGAGAACGACTACAATGTGATGAGTGCCAGCATGGCCACGCTGACCACAGATGCCTCGCAGTCGGCGCTGATAAGCGACTTCTCCTCGCTGCCCATGCCCCCGGCCCCGCCCCCATCGTCGCCGCCCCAAATCGAAATTGCCGATGCCAGTGAATCCATGGCCATGGCCGCAGAGGGCGATAATCCGTTGGACAGTCACTACGGTGCCGTTTATGCAGCGGCCTTGGGAGGTTCTCTACAAGAAAAGTCAGGGGGATCGGGACTGGGAGTGAACTCGGCAACTGCGGGAGGATCACTGCCATCGCAGGCTGCGTCGGAAATCCAGGAGGCCATGAAGGAGATCCGTTCCGCCTTGCAGCGGGCAAAGACGCAGCCGGAAAAGCTGAAGTTCTGCGACGAGGTTCTGCCCACGGATCCGGACTCCCCGGTTTGGGTGCCTCGCAAGGCGACAGCGGTATCGGTGGCTCAAGCTGCGGCAGCGGATGAGGAGCCGGACACTGACCTGGAAACGGATCGCCTCCTTGGTCAGCAGCGGCACGATGAGCAGGACTTTTTCGCTGATCAG ACCCTGGCGGATAGCAATGCCAACGAGGGCACGGAGATCGCCAGCAATGGCCATCTCAATGGAATGGCGGACAACAACAATCCGAATCCAATGCCCAATATCAAGCCGCAGACCTACTCGACGGCCACTATCCGGCAGGGCATTGGCACCTCACTGACACCCAATTCGCCGGACATTTGTCAGATTGTGGGCACGACCGACATCTCCATAAGTTCGCCGGAGAAGCTGCAGTTCAGCAAGAGTCCCACGGGTTCCATCAAATCGCTGAAGGACTCGGCCAACTCGGACAAGAAGGCCAAGTCGCGAAACAAGGAGG TTCTAATCGAAGGCGTGCTGTTCCGGGCCAGATATCTGGGATCGACCCAACTTGTGTGCGAGGGCCAGCCGACCAAGTCCACCAGGATGATGCAGGCCGAGGAGGCCGTCTCCAGGATCAAG GCTCCCGAGGGCGAAAGTCAGCCGAGCACTGAAGTGGACCTGTTCATATCAACCGAGAAGATAATGGTGCTGAACACAGATCTTAAGGAGATCATGATGGACCATGCGTTGCGCACTATATCCTATATAGCGGACATTGGCGATCTGGTTGTGCTGATGGCTCGTCGCAGATTTGTGCCCAACAGTGTGGTGGATCCGGCGAACGCCAGTCCATTGGGAGAGGTGCCCAGTCCGGGAATGGGCGAGGATGAGTCGCCGCCCAAGGAGCCGCTCAGCAAGCATAATCGCACGCCCAAGATGATCTGCCATGTGTTCGAGAGCGATGAGGCGCAGTTCATAGCCCAGTCCATCGGCCAGGCCTTTCAGGTGGCCTACATGGAGTTCCTGAAGGCGAACGGCATCGAGAACGAGAGCCTGGCCAAGGAGATGGACTACCAGGAGGTGCTCAACAGTCAGGAGATTTTTGGCGACGAGCTGGAGATCTTCGCCAAGAAGGAGCTGCAGAAGGAGGTGGTGGTGCCGAAGGCCAAGGGCGAGATCCTGGGCGTTGTGATCGTGGAGAGCGGCTGGGGCTCCATGCTGCCCACCGTAGTGATTGCCAACCTGATGAGCTCCGGAGCAGCTGCCCGCTGCGGCCAGCTGAACATCGGCGACCAGCTGATAGCCATAAACGGCATGAGCCTGGTGGGCCTGCCGCTGTCCACCTGCCAGAGCTACATTCGCAATGCCAAGAACCAAACTGCCGTCAAGTTCACCGTTGTGCCCTGTCCGCCCGTCGTCGAGGTCAAGATCCTGCGACCCAAGGCGCTGTTCCAGTTGGGCTTTAGTGTTCAAAACGGCGTG ATCTGCAGCCTTTTGCGTGGAGGAATCGCCGAGCGGGGCGGAGTACGCGTTGGCCACCGCATCATTGAGATTAACAACCAGAGCGTAGTGGCCGTTCCACACGATACCATCGTCAAGCTGTTGTCATCCTCAGTGGGCGAG aTCCTAATGAAGACGATGCCCACGTCCATGTTTCGTTTGCTCACTGGCCAGGAGACGCCTatctatatataa